The genome window GCACCTTGTCGTACCGCCCGACGATCCCTCCTTCGCGATCCACGTAAACCGCCGAGTTCGTAAACGCGAACTCCCGTCCGGGCCCCCGCTCCACGACGAGCAACCCGATCACCGTCGGCGCGCCCGCTTCGACCGCCGGGGAAGTCACGCGCCGATACCACGCGTCCCTCACCCAGCGCCCGCGCTCCGCGTCCCACTCCAGCCCGTAGTAGATGGCCGCCTCGGGCCAGAGGATAAGATCGGGCTTTTCCTCCGAAACCCGCCGCGTCAGCTCCACGTGCCTGCCGTAATTCTCCAGCGCCTGGGCGGCCTGGCGGGTCGAAAGCTCCTTGAGGGACTGCGGGATGTTGGGCTGGACCACCGCCACGCGAGGACCTTCCTCCCGCGGCAGCGTCTCCAGCCGAGCCGCCCCGTAGAGGAACGCTCCCGCCAGCGCCGCCGCGGCCGCCCCTCGCGCCGCGCGCCGCCCGTCCACGAACGCCGCATTCACGAACGCCACCAGCGCCGAGACCAGCCACACCCCGCCGAGGTCGGCGATCTGAACGATCCGAAGCGCTTCGTGCTGCGTGTAGCCCAGCAGGAACCAGGGAAGCCCGCCGAACAGCGTCCCCCGCGCGTACTCGAGCCCCGTCCAGGCCGCCGCGCTCCAGAGCGCCCCCAGCCGACGCACGATCGCCACGAAGAAGGCGAAATAGAGGCCGTTGTAGAGACCCAAAAGGTATGGACCTGCAGGCACGGTGTAGCGGACCCAGAAGAACCCGGCGGTGAACGCCCCCGCGCCCGCCAGCCACGAAAGCCCCAGCGGTATCCACCCGCGCGTCCGCCGCGCGTAGGCGATCAGAGGGACAAGAGCCCCCCAGGCCAGGAAACCCAGATTCAGAGGGTGAAACGACGCCCAGAAGAGAAACCCCGACAGGAACGGCAACGCGTGGATCACAACAGCACGCATTCGACGAGCGCCCCCGCTTCGTACGTCGCCCCCGGCGGAACGATCAGAAACCCGTTCGCCCGCGTCAGCGCGAAAAGATCGGCCGAACCCGCCCAGGGAACGGTCCTCGCCCGGTATCCCGCCCCCTCGAAGCGGATCTCCGCCGGAAGGAACTGGGCGCGTTCGTTGGGCCGGTCCACGGACGTCTCCAGCCGCGCCGCCACCCGGGGCCGGGACAGATCCAACCCCATCGTCCTCCCGAGATAAGGACGCACGAAGATTTCGAAGATGACGAACGAAGAAACGGGGTTCCCCGGAAGCCCGAAGACGCCGGGAGCGAAACAGAACGGACGCCCCGGACGGATCCGAACCTGGTGGAGCCGGATCCGGACGCCCTCCGCTTCGAGCGCGGGAATCACGAAGTCGCGATCTCCCGCCGACACGCCCCCCGAGATGACGAGAAGATCCCTCCGGAGTCCTTCGCGAATGCGCGCGCGAAGCGCCTCCGGATCGTCGCCGACGACCCCGAGATCGTCGCAGGCCAGACCGAGCTCCCGCACCTGCGCCGCCAGCGAGAAGCTGTTCGAATTGCGGATTTTCCCCGGCCCCGGGACTTCCCCCGGCGGCACCAGCTCGTCCCCGGTCACCAGGAGCGCCACGCGCGGCCTGGCGTAAACCCGGACGCGCGCCCGCCCCGCCGCCGCCAAAGCCCCCGCCTCCGCGGGGCCGATCCGCCGGCCCGGCCCCAGCACCCGATCGCCGCGGCGAAGCTCGCGCCCGCGGGGCGTCACGTTCTGCCCCGGCCGCACGGGCTCGAGCAGAGTCACCCGCGTTCCCTCGCGCACGACTTTCTCCACCTGCTGCACCGCGTCCGCCCCCGGCGGAAGCGGCGCGCCCGTCATGATCTTGGCGCACGTGCCGGCAACGACCGCACGGGACGGAACCCGGCCGGCCGGAACCTCCTCGATCACCTCCCGCGGTCCGGAATCCTCCGAGCGCACGGCGTAGCCGTCCATCATGGCCCGGTCGAAGGGCGGCACGTCGGCGTCGGAGACGACCTCCTCGGCCAGGGCGTGGCCGAGGGCCTCCGCCAGAGGCACGTCCACGGGGCGGGGCGGCGGCGCCTCGGCGAGGATGATTTCGAGCGCCTCCTGGACCGTCTTCATGGGCCGACCGCGCCGTTCTTCAGGCCTCCCGGTCGATGCCGTACTTCTGGAGCTTGTAGCGGAAGGAGCGCAGGGACATCTTCAAGAGCTGCGCCGCGCGGGTGTAGCTCCCGCCGGCCAGCTCCAGGGCGCGCTTGAGGTATCCGACCTCGATTTCCGCCATCGTCTGGTCGAGATCCAGCCCCCCGGCCCCCAGAGGGCGCACGGGCACGTCGGACATGGAAGCGGGCGCGCCTCCCGCGTCCGCGTCCTCGAAAAGGTCCTTGAGGGTGATCGTGGGACCCTCCGAGAGGGCGACCGCGCGCTGCACGGCGTTTTCGAGCTGGCGGATGTTCCCCGGCCAGTCGTGCCGAAGCAGCGCTTCCTTGACCTCGGGGGCGAAGCGCCGATCGGGCCGCTTCATCTCGCGGGCGTACCGGGCCAGGAAGTGTTCGGCCAGCAGCGGGATGTCGTCCCGCCGTTCGCGGAGCGGCGGGACATGGATGGGGATGACGTTGAGCCGGTAATAGAGATCCTTGCGGAAAGTCCCGCGGGCGATCTCCTGCTCGAGATCCTTGTTCGTGGCGGTGATGAACCGGACGTCCGCGCGGCGCGTCTGGACGCTCCCGACGGGCTTGAATTCCTTCTCTTCGAGGAGCCGCAGCACTTTGACCTGGAGCTGGGGGCTCATCTCGCTCACTTCGTCGAGGAACAGCGTCCCCTTGTCGGCGACCTCGACGAGCCCCACCTTGTCGGTGACCGCGCCGGTGAAGGATCCGCGGACGTGCCCGAAGAGTTCGCTTTCGAGAAGCGTCTCCGTGAGCGCCCCGCAGTTGACGGCGATGAACTTGTGCTCGGAGCGGGGCGACCCGTAGTGGAGCGCGCGGGCGATGAGTTCCTTGCCGACGCCGCTTTCCCCCTGGATGAGAACGGTGGAGTCCGTGGGGGCCGCCCGGAAGACGAGGTCCCGGACCTGGTGCATGGCCTTGGAGTAGCCGATGACCAGGCCGATTTTCTGGAGCATCTCGTCGAAGCTGCGGGCGAAATCGACGTGGCTCCCCCGGGACTGCAACGCCCGCGCGATCGTTCCCTTGACGTCCACCTGCGTGTCGAAGGGCTTCTTAATATAGTGGTAGGCCCCCAGCCGCATGGCTTCGACGGCCCGGTCCCAGGTCGAGTAGGCCGTCATGATGACGACGACGGCGTCCTCCCGGAACCGCTTGATTTCCCGCAAAAGATCGAGCCCGTCCATCTCGGGCATCTTGAGGTCCTGGAGAACGACGTCGAAGCGCTCCCTGCGGAACCGTTCGAGCGCCCGCCGCGGGTTGGTCTCGGCCACAACCTCGTAGCCCTCCTTGCGGAGCGAAATCGACAGGACGTCGCAGATGGAAGGCTCGTCGTCGACGATGAGGATCCGTCGGGCGGGGCTCATGACGAGCGTCATTCTAGCACAGGCGCCCCCGCGGTCAATCGAAGGGGGAGCGGCGACGGTCTCCGGGGAAGAAGCGCCTTCGTATTTTACGGTTTATACTTTACAGGAGAGCCCCCCGGGCTATAATCCGGACGGAAAGGAGAGAGGGTTGGCCGTGCCGTCCAAGAAACGGAGATTCTCTCCGCTGCCCCTGGCGGGGATTTCGCTGGCGCTGCTCGTCCTGCCGGCGGGGTTCTCTCAACGCGTCCGCCTGACGGCGCTGGCCGGACTTCGCCCGTTCGAGAAACTGGCCGGCCTGGTCCTGGATCCTTCCCGCCGCCTCCTCGGCGGCGCCGGCGACGCCGCCCTGCGCGCGCAGCTCGATTACCTCAACGACCAGGTCCGCCGCCAGGCCAACGAGATCGCCATCCTCCGCGCTCAGCTCGAGGCCGCCGGAGCCCTCAAACCCTACGCGCGCGAACACCGATTCCGGCTTCTGCCCGCGGATGTCGTGCTCCCCACGGACGCTTCCTCCTGGCGCAAGTCGCTCGTCCTGGCCCGCGGCGCCCGCGACGGCGTGCGCCCCGGTCAGCTCGTCGTCTACAACCATCAACTCGTCGGCCGCGTCGTCGAGGCGGCCCCCTGGACCTGCCGCGCGCAGGCGATCACCGACCCGGCTTTCCGCGCCGCCGCCGTCGCCACTCCCCAGGCCTCGGCTTCCGGCGTCACCTTCGAACAGCGCCACGTGGGCGTTTACGAGGGAACCGCCGGTCCCAACGGCCGCCTCAAGTGGATCTCGGGCGAAGTCCCGGTGGGCCGCAACAGCTACGTCCTGACCACCGAGGATCCCCACAACGGCGTCCCCCGCGGTCTGGTGCTGGGACGCATCGCCGGAATGTCCTCCAGCCGCGAAGCTTCGCTCCGGGCGGACGTGGAGCCCGTCCTGAACTTCCGGGCGCTGGAACACGTGATGATCCTGGTTCCGGACTCCGCTCCGTAGCTCATGGTCCGTTACAGCACCTTCAAAATCGCGGCGCTCGCCGGGGTCGCCCTGGTGGCCGAGGCGACGCTCCTGGAGGCCTGCGCGCTCAAAGGCGCGCGCGCGGAGGCGCTCCTTTCCCTGGCCTGCTTCGCCGCCCTCTTCGCCCGGGATTCCCGGCAGGGACTTCTGGGCGCCTGGCTTGTCGGGCTGGTCAAGGACGCCGCCAGCGTCGGCCCCCTGGGCCTGCACGCGCTGCTCTTCCTGGGCGCCGGATGGGCGGTGCTCCAGATCCGCCAGGTCCTCTTCCGCGAAAGCCCCGTCACCCAGCTCGCGGTCGCGTTCGTCGCCACGTGCGGGGTCCAGGCCGCCGCGGCGCTCTTCATCGCCGCCACCGCCGGCGGGATCCCCATCGGGATCATCGCCGCCAAAACCCTCCTTTCCGCCCTCCTGACGGCCGCCCTCACGCCCCCGCTCCACCTGCTCCTGGCCCAAACCCGATGGCTGGTGCGCTGATGGACCGGTCCCGCGTGCTCGTGCTCCTCATTCTCGCCCTCCTCCCCCTGGGGGCGCTCGAGGCCCGCCTCCTCCAGTTGCAGATCCTCGACCCGGGCGAGTATGTGGGGGACCTGACCTCCCGCCGCTCGACCGTGGATCTGGCGCGCGCCCGCCGCGGACGGATCCTCGACCGGCACGGCCGGGTTCTGGCCGAAGACCAGCGGTGCTTCGACGCCTACCTCGTCCTGGAGGAATACGAAAAGTCCCCCTGGCCGCTGGAGACGCTCCTTCCCCTCTCCGCCGACGAGGCGCGACAGGAAATCGAAGACATCTACGCCCGGATCGAGCGGCAGCTCCACCGACGGCCGCCCCACGAACGGCGCCGCCTGTACGCCCGCGAGCGCCGCACCCCCTACCTGCTCTGTCGCGATGTTTCCTTCGAGTCCGCCCTGGCGATCGAAACCGCCCCGCGGCGCTTTCCGGGCGTCCTCATCAAGGAATCCCTCAAGCGGGTCTATCCGTTCAAGAGCGTGGCTTCCCACGTCGTCGGATACCTGGGCCGGGTCACCGCCAACGAGAAGGAATTTCAGGACCTCCTCCAGGACGGTTATTTCTACGAGGGCTTCCAGGAGATCATCGGTTCCGACGGCATCGTCCAGCTTTACCGGCGCGGCGCCTTCCACGAGGAGCTGATCGGACGCGCGGGGATCGAGCGCAGCTATGACGCGCGCCTGCGCGGCCGTTCGGGACTGGTCGTGATCGAGCGGGATCCCGCCACCGGCCATAAGAACGTCATCGAGCTCAAGCCCGCCGAGGCGGGCGAAGACGTGGAGCTGACCCTCGACGCGGAGCTTCAGGCGCACGTGGAGGCGGTGCTCGCGGGTCCCCTGCACGCGGCGGCCGTGGTTCTGGAGCCGGAGACGGGCGGGGTCCTGGCCTTGGCCTCCAACCGCGGCTTCGATCCCAACGACTTCTCCCCGCCCGGCAACGCCGCGGCGATCCGGCGGGTGCTGGGAGACGCCGACGGCAAGCCTCTCCAGAGCCGGGCCTTTGCCCAGCAGTACCAGCTCGGTTCCATCTTCAAGGTGGTGACCTCGGCGGCGGGGCTCGAGGAAGGAAAAGTGCGGGCGGAGGAGCTGCTGCCCTGCCGCGGGAAGTTCGACGAACGGCTGGCCCGCTTCAACTGCTGGATCTGGAACGAATTTCGGGGCATGCATCACGAGCTGACGCTCCACGAGGCGCTGGAGCGTTCGTGCAACTGCTACTACTACGAGCTGGGGCGGCGGTGCGGGATGGAGACGGTGGCCAAGTGGGCCCGCGCCCTGGGGTTCGGCGCCCCCACGGGGCTGGATCTCCCCGGTGAGGCGGCCGGCCGCGTTCCCGACCGGGCGCGCTGGGAAAACGACGTCCTCTCCTTCGCCATCGGCCAGCACGAGTTGATGGTGACCCCGATCCAGGCCGCGGTGCTCCTGGCGGCGATCGCCAACGGCGGGCGGATCGTCACCCCTCACCTGCGGCGTGCGGAGACGCCGGCGCCGCGGCCGTCGGGACTTTCGCCGACGACGATTCAGGAAATCCGCCGGGGACTCTACGACGTGGTGCACGCTCCGCAGGGAACGGCGCACCGGACCGAGCTCAAGCGCTTCGCGGCCGCCGGCAAGACGAGCACCGCGCAGGCGGGAGGCGGACGCACGCACGCCTGGTTCGGCGGATACGCGCCGCACGACGCTCCCCGATACGTGGTGGTGGTCTTCGTGGAAAACGGCGGGCACGGAGGCGAAGCCGCCGGCCCTCCGGCGGCCCGGATCCTGGAGCGGCTTCTGAAGCCGCCGCGCGATGCCCAGGCTCAATAAGACGATCCTGACCTGCGTTCTGCTCCTGGCGGGCATGGGAATGCTGTGCCTCTGGACCGTGGCGCCGCCCACCGATCTCTCGGGCGAAGCGGTCACGAAATCGATTTTCCTCAAGCAGGCGACGTTCCTGGCGGCGGCCCTCCCGCTGATGGTGCTGGCGGCCTGGCCGCACTACCAGCACTACCGGCGCGGGGCGTTCTTCTTCTACGCGATCTGCCTGGTGGCCCTGGCGGCCCTCCTCCTCAAGGGGCGCTACACCCGGGGCGCCCGGGGATGGTTCGCCCTGGGTCCCGTCAACGTGCAACCCGCCGAGTTCATGAAGATCGCGCTCGTCCTGACCCTGGCGCGGGTCCTCATGTACGGCCGCGAAGTCCAGCGTATCCGGGGTCTGATCCTCCCCGTGACCCTGACCGCCGTCCCGGCGGCGCTCATCCTGGTGCAGCCCGATCTCGGCACCACGCTCCTTCTGATTCCCACCCTGCTGGCGATGCTCTACGTCGCGGGCGCCCGCCGAATCCATCTGGCGGGAATGATCCTCGCCCTGGCTCTCGCGGCGCCGGTGGGATACTTCTTCGTTCTCAAGGACTACCAGAAGAACCGCCTCATCGCTTTCGCGCTGCCGGACAAGGTTCCTCCCGACGTGCGCTATCAGCGGGATCAGTCCGTCAAGGCCTGCGCGCAGGGACGCTTCCTCGGACGGGGGCTGGGGGAATCGGGCGTCTTCTTTCCCTTCCACATCCCCGACCGGCACACGGACTTCGTCTATTCGATCATCGCCGAGGAACTGGGCTTCGTGGGGTCGACGTTTGTGCTTCTCCTGTTCGCCGTCTATTTCGGTCAATCTTACCGCATCGCCTACCAGTCCCGGGAGCCCTTTGGGCGACTCGTCGTGGTGGGCCTGACCACCCTTTTGGCGACCCAAACCCTGATCAATCTGGGAATGACGCTCGGCGTGGCCCCGATCACGGGGGTGACGCTCCCGTTCGTCTCCTACGGAGGCTCCTCCCTGCTGAGCTGCGCGGCGGCGGCGGGACTGGTCCTGAACGTCTCGGCCCGCTGGCAACCGGGGTTCTCCTCGCGCGACATGGCCGGCGGATCCGTGGAAATCTCGAGCTTCCGCCCTCAGGCCGTCAAGTGGCTCTCGTTCTGAGAACGGGCCCGTGAACTCGCTTTGACACCCCCCCGGCCGCCGTCTATACTAGGCCGCCTGTGATGACCGAGAAGGACCGCCTCCTGGGGCGCCTGGCCGTGGAAAAGGGGCTCCTCACGGAGGCCGATCTCGAGGCCTGCGTGAGGGAACAGGAGGCGACCCCGCCCTCTCCCCGCTCCCTGGGCGTCCTTCTGGTGTCCAAGGGGTTTCTCACCGAACGCGATCTGGTCGCGCTCCTGGAGGAGCAGGATCGGCGCGCGCGGTCCCTGGAAGAGTACCGGGCCATCCGGGAGGCCGATTACCTCTTCGGACAGCTTCTCGTCAAGCACAACAAGGCCACTCAGCTTCAGGTCAACAAATGTCTTCAGGTCCAGAAGCAGCTGGCCGAGAAGGGCGCGCAGCCCGTGCCGCGGCTGGGGGAAATCCTCGTGGAACACGGATTCGTGGACGCCGCGACCGTGGCGGGGATTTTGAAGCTCCAGGACAAGCAGGTCGTGGCCTGCTCGGGCTGCGGGCGTCAGTTCAACGTGGTGGGCTTCGAGCCGGGCCGGACGTACCGGTGCGAGGCATGCGGCGGCACCCTGGCGCGCCGGTCCCCCCCGGACTCGCTCCGGGCGGACGAGACCTGGCACGGCCCGGATTCCGCCGGGGGAAATCCATGAAAGGACCGGCGAGGCTCCATGTTTCCTAAACTCTTCGAGATCCCGCTTTTCGGCAACCTGCCCATGAGCTGGCCGGTCTTCCTGGCCGTCGTGGCGGGGGTGGCGGCGGTGGCGACCTTCGGCTCGAAGGTGGCCGAGCAGTCCCGTCTCCTGGGGAGGCTGCTCACGATCCTCCCCGTGGCGGCGGCGGTGACGG of Planctomycetota bacterium contains these proteins:
- a CDS encoding penicillin-binding transpeptidase domain-containing protein → MDRSRVLVLLILALLPLGALEARLLQLQILDPGEYVGDLTSRRSTVDLARARRGRILDRHGRVLAEDQRCFDAYLVLEEYEKSPWPLETLLPLSADEARQEIEDIYARIERQLHRRPPHERRRLYARERRTPYLLCRDVSFESALAIETAPRRFPGVLIKESLKRVYPFKSVASHVVGYLGRVTANEKEFQDLLQDGYFYEGFQEIIGSDGIVQLYRRGAFHEELIGRAGIERSYDARLRGRSGLVVIERDPATGHKNVIELKPAEAGEDVELTLDAELQAHVEAVLAGPLHAAAVVLEPETGGVLALASNRGFDPNDFSPPGNAAAIRRVLGDADGKPLQSRAFAQQYQLGSIFKVVTSAAGLEEGKVRAEELLPCRGKFDERLARFNCWIWNEFRGMHHELTLHEALERSCNCYYYELGRRCGMETVAKWARALGFGAPTGLDLPGEAAGRVPDRARWENDVLSFAIGQHELMVTPIQAAVLLAAIANGGRIVTPHLRRAETPAPRPSGLSPTTIQEIRRGLYDVVHAPQGTAHRTELKRFAAAGKTSTAQAGGGRTHAWFGGYAPHDAPRYVVVVFVENGGHGGEAAGPPAARILERLLKPPRDAQAQ
- the lnt gene encoding apolipoprotein N-acyltransferase, with amino-acid sequence MIHALPFLSGFLFWASFHPLNLGFLAWGALVPLIAYARRTRGWIPLGLSWLAGAGAFTAGFFWVRYTVPAGPYLLGLYNGLYFAFFVAIVRRLGALWSAAAWTGLEYARGTLFGGLPWFLLGYTQHEALRIVQIADLGGVWLVSALVAFVNAAFVDGRRAARGAAAAALAGAFLYGAARLETLPREEGPRVAVVQPNIPQSLKELSTRQAAQALENYGRHVELTRRVSEEKPDLILWPEAAIYYGLEWDAERGRWVRDAWYRRVTSPAVEAGAPTVIGLLVVERGPGREFAFTNSAVYVDREGGIVGRYDKVHLVPFAEFIPLARTFPWIRDLVRRWSGLYLADMRAGDDFPLWEAAGERFGTQICFEAIFPGISRAIARKGARFTVNISNDGWFRDSAELDQMLAMARFRAIENRMHVIRATNTGISALIEPSGRIQAAVEEGGRRKEVEGTLAERIVLTRAGSLFRAVGDMAGILAAGASLAALAGRIFVDRKIRRA
- a CDS encoding FtsW/RodA/SpoVE family cell cycle protein is translated as MPRLNKTILTCVLLLAGMGMLCLWTVAPPTDLSGEAVTKSIFLKQATFLAAALPLMVLAAWPHYQHYRRGAFFFYAICLVALAALLLKGRYTRGARGWFALGPVNVQPAEFMKIALVLTLARVLMYGREVQRIRGLILPVTLTAVPAALILVQPDLGTTLLLIPTLLAMLYVAGARRIHLAGMILALALAAPVGYFFVLKDYQKNRLIAFALPDKVPPDVRYQRDQSVKACAQGRFLGRGLGESGVFFPFHIPDRHTDFVYSIIAEELGFVGSTFVLLLFAVYFGQSYRIAYQSREPFGRLVVVGLTTLLATQTLINLGMTLGVAPITGVTLPFVSYGGSSLLSCAAAAGLVLNVSARWQPGFSSRDMAGGSVEISSFRPQAVKWLSF
- the mreC gene encoding rod shape-determining protein MreC produces the protein MPSKKRRFSPLPLAGISLALLVLPAGFSQRVRLTALAGLRPFEKLAGLVLDPSRRLLGGAGDAALRAQLDYLNDQVRRQANEIAILRAQLEAAGALKPYAREHRFRLLPADVVLPTDASSWRKSLVLARGARDGVRPGQLVVYNHQLVGRVVEAAPWTCRAQAITDPAFRAAAVATPQASASGVTFEQRHVGVYEGTAGPNGRLKWISGEVPVGRNSYVLTTEDPHNGVPRGLVLGRIAGMSSSREASLRADVEPVLNFRALEHVMILVPDSAP
- the mreD gene encoding rod shape-determining protein MreD, giving the protein MVRYSTFKIAALAGVALVAEATLLEACALKGARAEALLSLACFAALFARDSRQGLLGAWLVGLVKDAASVGPLGLHALLFLGAGWAVLQIRQVLFRESPVTQLAVAFVATCGVQAAAALFIAATAGGIPIGIIAAKTLLSALLTAALTPPLHLLLAQTRWLVR
- the glp gene encoding gephyrin-like molybdotransferase Glp yields the protein MKTVQEALEIILAEAPPPRPVDVPLAEALGHALAEEVVSDADVPPFDRAMMDGYAVRSEDSGPREVIEEVPAGRVPSRAVVAGTCAKIMTGAPLPPGADAVQQVEKVVREGTRVTLLEPVRPGQNVTPRGRELRRGDRVLGPGRRIGPAEAGALAAAGRARVRVYARPRVALLVTGDELVPPGEVPGPGKIRNSNSFSLAAQVRELGLACDDLGVVGDDPEALRARIREGLRRDLLVISGGVSAGDRDFVIPALEAEGVRIRLHQVRIRPGRPFCFAPGVFGLPGNPVSSFVIFEIFVRPYLGRTMGLDLSRPRVAARLETSVDRPNERAQFLPAEIRFEGAGYRARTVPWAGSADLFALTRANGFLIVPPGATYEAGALVECVLL
- a CDS encoding sigma-54 dependent transcriptional regulator encodes the protein MSPARRILIVDDEPSICDVLSISLRKEGYEVVAETNPRRALERFRRERFDVVLQDLKMPEMDGLDLLREIKRFREDAVVVIMTAYSTWDRAVEAMRLGAYHYIKKPFDTQVDVKGTIARALQSRGSHVDFARSFDEMLQKIGLVIGYSKAMHQVRDLVFRAAPTDSTVLIQGESGVGKELIARALHYGSPRSEHKFIAVNCGALTETLLESELFGHVRGSFTGAVTDKVGLVEVADKGTLFLDEVSEMSPQLQVKVLRLLEEKEFKPVGSVQTRRADVRFITATNKDLEQEIARGTFRKDLYYRLNVIPIHVPPLRERRDDIPLLAEHFLARYAREMKRPDRRFAPEVKEALLRHDWPGNIRQLENAVQRAVALSEGPTITLKDLFEDADAGGAPASMSDVPVRPLGAGGLDLDQTMAEIEVGYLKRALELAGGSYTRAAQLLKMSLRSFRYKLQKYGIDREA